CCCCCAGCCAGCCATACCctgcagctcttgctgctggtttcagctgggacgCTACATTTGCCAGTGTAAGAGGGTGAGCACAAAAGGTGGGTGCCTGTTGACATGGGGAAGCACCCAACAAACCTTGCTTACAGGTCTGTgagaaaaactgcagtgaaacatTTGTGTGAATGCTATTTATCCATCTATGCCTCCAAAGCCGGTTAGACccagaaaaagcatttccataCCTCAGTTTCAAAACCAGTGTCCATTAATGTCTATTAAACATTGTGGGGAGCTGCCATGATCCTTAGCTACTCTGTAGGGGAGGTAGCTGGGGTTactgcagtgtttattttagGTTTGAATATCTATGGGCTAGGAGCCTGAGCAGGAAAGTTTTGCTGGAGAGCAGTGATCTTCCTACTGGATTTCTGTGACCACTTTCTCTTGAATGTCATCTGCCAGAGCAGATGGTTCTGCATACTGCATACCCTGCATTAGCACTGCGGAGTAAGGAGCACTCAGCCTCAGAAGGGAGCTCAGCCCTTCCAGTACAGAGAGCACCAGCAGTGCACTCACACTGGAGAACGTGTCTGGAAAGAGTTGAGTGGGAACATGCCTATTGGCGTGGGGCAGTGAAAAATCTGGTTCATTTTACCTGTTATAAAGCAGTTCTGTTTGTAGAAGGACAACTAATATCCCTAGTCTCCTGCTTATGGCCAAATTTCTCCTTCAGAAGAGCTCTTGGCTTTGGTAGCATAGCTGGCAGAAGTACACGATTGTGCAGGAGCACACTTgagtttcttctctctcttcctttacaTGTGCTGCCTCACCTtgcccttttcttccttttagaaAATGCTAAAAGCTCATCTTCAGTCCGTTACACCAAAATGTTCCATTTACAAGGCCACAAAGgctataaatataataatataaatatcattgtttaaatattaataaatgttaaagaaatattGGAAATCGAAGACATTGTCTGCTcatttttccatgctgaaaagCACCTTTTGCGCCAGAGACTGTCAGAGCTGCAAGAATCAGACTGGTGTGCACCCAGCTTTCCAGCACGTGGGGAGCCAAAGGACAGATAAGCCCAATAACTGGGACTGTAGTGACCTTCTCCAAGTGAAAGACCACTAGGAGAAGAGATGAAGGTGATTGTCACCGCAAAGGGAGCTGcatgctcccagctgcagagaaactgggagaggaagcagcaccacagcagtcTACCAAGGGCCAGCTGCTCttataatatataaatagaaaatattagataataaaaattaaaaactaataaaaaattagataatttaaaaaaaaaaaaagaagaagaagaaagaaaaaaaaaaaagaaagaaaaaaaaaagggagctAAGTTTTACcaactgttctttctctttccttacaAATTGTGACCTGGCCTTCTCTGCAGGATCTGCAGTAAGATCAGGGTCTGGCCAGCCAGCTGCTCCTGACATTGCTGAGCATCCTCTGGTGAGAGTGCTAGAACAGGATTCACAATACTGCTCACTTACAGCATCAAGAAAACATGTTTGTGAACTTGACAGTATCTATGAAGGTGGATCCCACCTCCTGAACCCTCTTCACCTGGTGCTAACATGCTCTCACTGGTAATCTCTGAAGAAACATCATCCTTCATGTCCTGTGTCAGAAGCAGCTTCCTTGTGCTTCCTCGGTGATGAAGTGCAGGTCACTCAAGAGCTTCTCACTGTTCAtgcctctcccttccttttttattttttaccattgCTTCCAAGGGTTAATGGTTTTCAGAAACAATTCCAAGGCAGATATTGAGCCAAGAATCCATTTCTTTGTGTGtacatttttcctctgtatCTGCACTGATTTCAGCGACTGGAATGTGATCTTagcaaaaaacagcatttatttttctgaatctgTTGAGTCTCCTTTCAGTCATGCACCGCCTTCCACTGGCATCTTTTCACTTGGgggcagcagaggaaaatcTGTTTTACCTTCTCAGGTGTTCCACTGATGACACTACCCACGCCTCTCACTGCCATCTGTTGGTGTCCCACAGTTTCTTCATCAAGGCATCAAGGACAGCTTAAGGGTAACAATATCATCTCACCTTGCCACTGAGGTCTCCAAACACGGATCACAGGATGATTACAAGTGGCTCGTTTGTCTACCCATTACCAACTTAACatcatccctgtgctgctgtgatgtgTACTGCTGAGTTAGATCACCATCTCTGCAGTGGGATATCAGCTTGTAGGGGCTACCCATGCTTTGCAGCTTGTTTTGATTGTACATGTGCCAGTTTGAACTAGCTCCTGTTTTCAGCCTGTGTTACTGGCTGTCAGGCTGGATTAGAGGTCTGAGTGCACTGAGAACTGTCATGGGACAGCTACATTCCCACAGCTCATTTGAGTGCACAAGAATGCCATTGTGTCATCATGGTAAATACAATCTGTAGGCAAtacaaaaaaacatatattttgttAGCAGTCAGCAAGGTCAGCTGTTGGGAGACTCCTTTCCTTATGCTGCAGTGGGATATAGTTCTACCTTACATTTTGTGCTGTGTTCCTTGCTCTCGTCGTAGCAAGACCAAAAAGTCATTTTAGAGAGCTGCATCAGAATtgagaggaacagaaaacattaGATTCATAGAACTGTACAAttattaaggctggaaaaaaacccaaaacctctaagaaaagacatctaaggtccccaagtccaacccccaacCCATCCTCAgcatgcccactaaccatatccctcagtgccacatctcctcTATGTTacctgaacacctccaggaatggtgacaccaccacctccctggacagcctattctagtgcatcaccactctttcagtgaagaaatttttcctaatacccaatcTGAACCTATCCTGGTGGAACTTAAAGTCATTCCTTCTTGAGCTATTGCTACTGCTTTGTCAATTATCAGTGCACTAGGCTTAAAAGTACCAAGCAAGCCAGGTAGATGTTACACTTCCTGGACAGAAAGGTACTGTCCTCAAAAGACATTTCTCTTCCTGAGCGCAGCTTAAGCTATGAATTGCCCTGACTTCACTGACTCCTCAGGGGCATACCTGAACTTCTGGATGCTAAAGTCAGAGGAGATGAGCTCTTTGTGGGATTTAGCCTCCTGTCCTGCAAACTCTTAAAGAGATATTCAGTCTCCTCAGCATCTCTAGTAGCCTCTACAGACAATTTGACTGCGAATTTATACTTCACTGACAAGATCATTGATGACTTTTAGAATGTAGTGATGTGAAATAGTAGATCAAGACCTTGTGTGAAATGTGCAAGGAGCTCACCAAGGTCCAGGAGCCTGTGGCTATTCTTCAAACTAGCAAGCAGTTAAAGTGGAGGATCCAGTATTGCAGCCTACATTACCCTTCCCCTATTGCCTTTtcctcacagcagcacagcatttcaTTGCCCTCACCAAGGAGCAGTTAATACACCAGTGACAGCATATAAATAACACAACCTTTGACTGCTGTGCAGTGCATGTCCTAAACCAGCGTTCCTCAAGAAAGCAACGTCTCCTCCCTGCCTCTTGTCTTGTTCCTCACCCTAGTTGGCCAACAAAAGGTCTTGCGCAACCCAGCAGACAACTGAATCAGTGAACTGATTACTCTTACAAAAGACCCAGATGCATTCACCCACTTGGGTCACCAGACAGCTGACAAACGTTGACACAGGGAGGAAGCACTGCAAGGTGGGGAGCATATGGCTGGGGAAGGTCTGTGGAGAAGTCTTTGGGCTGGATCAGGGCCTGGGCCTTGCTATAGGATTAGTTCTAAGACACATTCCTTTCAAATACAATTAAACCTTTCAGTTGGACTGGATGCTTTAGGAGGACTAAACGTGATCTCATCACTGTGCAACATCTGTCTTCCAGCTGAGTATTTTTAAAGCTCCTGACACAACAACCTAGCTGTCTTTCAGTAGCATTAGGAGCTGAAGCATGAACGACCCTATGTACTTCTTCTGCATAAAGTATTTAACCACAGTTAACCACTTCACTGCTGAGCAAAGAggacaacaaaatgaaacaatgcTGAACTCTATTTGGCACGCAGAAACAGAGGAgctcctgcctgcagagcaAGCACAAGTTCCTACTGTTTGATTACTGTCTTTGATTTGGCATCTACCTACCTCCACTGTTACTTCCTCAGGACACACAATCAATCATTCAAAGTATCTATATGGCAAAATGAGCAGGTTTTCTGCAGTATCGCTGCCTGTATATatctgcacagctgcacagtgcatcagcagagcagtggcaatGAGAAAAATCTCAGGAATGTGCTTAAgactatttttcagtgtttttttccatgtcaaGAGCCCAAACACATTCAGAAGAGTAGAATGGAAAGGAGCTCAGAGATAGGAGAATGTGTATTTTCTGGGCTGttaaatggacaaaaaaaaataattaaaaaagaaatccagcatTTCTGAGAGtctgagatcatagaatcatagaatctaTTGTTGGAAGAAATCTCTAAAGGCCATCTAGCccaactgccctgcactgagcaggggcACCAGCAGCTACACCAGGTAGCtgcatccagcctgaccttgagtgtctccaggacTTCCACCACCtctatgggcaacctgtgccagtgcctcataCTTCTCCGGGCTTTTCTTATGTATCATTTAGCATCAATTCGGTTTTCTGCTTGGATCTTTTGAACACTTAACAGgtcaagaaaatacattatgaTGATATTTATGGATTACgcacactttttttctttaaactacATTTTCAGTTATCAGTCAGTTTTCTCCTGACTGTTAATTTACACCACTTGATGTCAGCACGACGTCTTTAGTCCTCTGATCAGAGTCTGATTAAGGAACTAGCAGAAggtgaaaaggagaagagagatcTCTATTTTCTCATGGCCCAAAGACTGACAGGAAACAAAAACCTGCTCTGGTAACATTCCCTTGATTTGGTTCAGGTTCAGCCCAGCTGGTGGTGAGGCAAAAAGCAGGTATTGTCGTGGTGTCTGAAGTTGTGTACAAGATTCCTGCTCTAGCACATTATTCCATATATGCCTTCTGGCTTGTGCACTGCAGAGTCTAAAAGTAGTGTTCATCAGGAGATTATACAGCACAATTAATATAATCAACTAAGAGGAGTAGGcaaatgtttctttccctcttcatGAGcccattgtttttttttaagggcatccttcttcctctgcatAGAACTGGAAGAATTCCCtcaaatatgcatattttttccttttctgggtGCTCAACTAGGTAATAAAATTACTAAGAGTTTGCAGACCCCCATAGCCAGAACTTAAGAAATCTTTACCTTGGCTGATCCAGACAGATAACTTGTTTGCTGTCTTGTCCTATTGACTCTGACATGAGAATTAACTAGCTCTCAGCTGATAACAATACATGTGGTTTTAAATTTTCACTACAGTCACAAACCTACATAACTTCCAAACACAGAAATGGCAGCAAAGGATTTTTCAACACCTTTGCCTCTTCTACTGGTAATGCAGGAATAGGATAATGTAAGTCTGAAGCTTTAAGTCAACCCTAAATGCTTTTGCTTATGAAGTCCAGAGAAAAGATATCGCATCTCCTTGAAAGGCAGAAGTGTTTCAGAATCTTATAAAACTCCTCACTGGTAGATAATAAGTGTAATCCTAAGCATGGCAGTGAACACCATAGGTTTATTTCCAAAGTATCTGTCTACAGAATAAAAttactgcaaaatatttattatccTGTGGAGTTTTATGCAGCGAACACACTTGGATTGAATgatgagaaaaaacagaagttcaCTCTGCCAAGTTTAATGAGTTTGACTGTGTATCAGGGCTGTAATGACACTAATAACatgcatgaaaagaaacaactccTAAAGAATATTTATGTATACAAACAATAATCATTCATAGATCCCTACCGGACTTCACTgagaacataaaacaaaatgaggtgcagaaaagaataaatgctGCCACCTAGTGAGCAATATGAAAACTCCATAAATTCATGCTTGCCTCTCTCATACTGTGGGATTTAGACCACGGTTCTCAAAGTTAGatctctcctttctgctcttgttCATGGTCCACTGCAACCCAGGACAAACACAGTGACTATTTAACAGAAGAGGCTAACAACACACTGGCAACAAAGGGGGAAGTATTCACCTGTTGTCCTGACATTGTTACCTGGGATTTGATATACTTTTATCATACCCAAAAGAACATCAAGAACCTCAGCCCTGAAAGAACCTGCCAGAAATTCAAGGAGAGATACTTCCAACCTTGCCCAGACCAAGGCATGGTAATGCCTCTGGTTCACAAAATCTACCAACTGCCAAAATAGTGCCTGAAGAGAAGGGTCTGAGCATTGCCAAACAACCAAGCAGGGAGCAGGAGTCTGGCAGTCCCTGAGCACACCTACAGTGTGTGCTGGGCAACAAACAGCATGTGAAACCTATGGAACATTTTGTTTATGCGTGTATCCTTTTTGATGTTTCTGTGGGAGGGAGAGTCAGGAATTTAATCACTAAAAAGCCCTTGTTTTAGAGCAATGaggaataaaataattcatactGATCTGATGTTTCTCTGGAACCAGGGGCATTTTTTCATGGCCTACTTATGTCACACCTTGAATCAAATCTCTGATCTAAGGATGGTACGTACTCTTGCTTGGCaggaaaatgcaaatgctgATTTGTAGAGATCAATATTGATTCACATAGGAAAGCGTTGCAAATAAATTCACTCAGATCCTCAGAGGCAGCAAGCAGCTCTACTTTGCATCTCTCAGGATGTTCACTGACCAAGAATGGTGGccattccttcttcttcttcttgtttctATTATTTTGGCCTGAGCAAACTGTAAAAATTACATAGGTGTTGTACTTAAAAGAACGTGACCCAGGTTTGCAGAATTAAAGGCAACAATGAGGTATATTTTTGCAACAGTTTCTTAATATTAATTAGAGAGAAGCACATATCCACTGAACTTcaataagggaaaaatatatgttGTGTGTTTtgcccttccttcctcatcATCAGCAAGAGCTAATGTGACAGCTTTTGACTTGACTGAGACAGATGGCTGCATGTTCTCCTCCCAGTCACTTCAAGTCTGTGCTGAGCCTGGGAAGTTAGAAAACAGcataaacagacaaacaaaaattgtaataattaagtaaaatattatCCAGCCAACTGAGATCAGACGGAAAAGAGAtcctttcatgttttttttttttgtttgttttttcacaatCATGCTATTCAACTAATATAATCCCTCCTTACTCTCTGGCAAATGTGATAAGCTAGTGCTTGGCACATGGCCCGCTGATGTCTAAAGGTGATGATAACATccttttttgttattgatttCATCTGGTTCATAAATAAATACCATTAGTAGATGAGGTCAAGTCAACACATCAAGCAATCAAAGGGATATATGGATTTTTATGCATCTGACAGATCAAATAGAGCGGTCACAGAACACTGGTAAGAAATCCagtcttaatttttaatttgaaggaGGAGGCTGGGAATTTATTAATTCCTGGCACAGTCAAGCGTAGCATGACTTAATGCTAAACATCAGCTCCTCTCTTCTTAGGAGAAATATTCTTTGCTTCAGAGGGAAATGTACGTTTAAACTGTCTGAAGAACAGCAGGAATTACAAAGCACAACTTAAAATCCTACATCAAAGAACAAAAGGGAAGTTAGGCAATACAGCCACAGCAGTTACAACAAACCTGACAAACAGTTTGCCTAACTGAAGGATTATCTGGCTGACAGGAAGGTGAATAACAGCACAATATATAAAAGCTAAAGTCTAATCCAAAGAGATTTACAAAAATAAGATTTTGGGCAGCTCTTATTCTGTTTAATTATTATAGTAAGATGGGCAACGTATAAAGCTTATGAGTTTCTATTCCATCAAAAGGAAATACTTCTGGTTTGATTCAGTGGAAAAGTTTATGCTGCCTGATCCAAGCATTTCTGGGTATCAAAAATAAGAGGGTTGCAAGACCCAGAGCAAAGAGCCTTGTGGCCTCAGTTCCTGGGTACTTCAGCATGCTCCAAGCCAACTCCTTCCCCTCCAAGTAACTCTTTGCAGAAGTCAATGACCCCAGAAATAGGAATGTCACATTCTACACATTACCGAACACAGAAATCCTTGTACCCACCTTCTCTGTAGGTCTCTGCTGAATGAGAGGTGTCTTTTCTTGGGGAAGACTAGAAAGCAGTAGGACTTGTGGCATGCATCTGTACTCTCATTCTACCACTATTCTAAGTTTCCTGCCCTCCAGTGAAGCCAAGCAAGATCACTTTGTGAACAGTTATTCTTTACACTGAGTGCAGGCAGGCATGGGCTATGGGTTCAGATCCTTCCAGAAAGGAGTGGTAGCTTGTGATGCCCAAGGTGGAGGTGCTGAAACCTGCCTGCTGCCAGGTAGTGCTGTGGGAAATGGCTCTTAGTGCCTCACAAAGAACTGACTGTTCCTGGTAGGCTGCCAGGGTATCTCTTCCTTGCCCTGTGATCAGTCTTACATGAAACAATCAATTGAAATTCAGGTTCTAAGTTATGGCTATGTGATTTAAACACACTCACAGgactttgtttaaaaatgcaagtTTATTTATTAGGGCAGACTACAGAGAAACTACTTTTAATGAAGTGTTTCTATTTGGACTGACTTTGTCCTCATTTGCTTGAAGAGTTGCCATCTGCCATATCAGCACATTCCAGTCTTGTATATCTGGACATGCTTATGTTCTTCACTgcaagaagaacagaaacattttagagGAGAAGCACCACACTTTCATTTCACAGAGAcattttatgaagaaaactCTTCCACGTTAACATTCAGTTAAAAGGGacaatatatttatatgttcaGTTAAAAGTatcaatacatttatttgcattacttGCAGCAAGCCTTATTGCAAAGAAACTGATGAAAAGATGCATGAATTACGCACACAGAGCTAATAACTTAGTGCCTCTTTGCTGCCCTTTTCACTAGCTGCACTATAATGCACCCCCTTGATCTGCTGGGGTTTCTAAATGTTACTCAGACTGCAGCTTTGCCAATCGGTTTCCCAATTTTTGTTccaattttgttattttcttagaTAGTTTGTGATGTACGCCAGTGAGAACGTTACCAAACTCTGCAGTTTTGCACACTTGTAAACAGACTTCGATGTGGAAAagtatgttaaaatatatttctacaACGTTCATTGTTATAAATATTAGTTCCTTAAATTGTCCCCTGACACCTTTGATATTTCCCCTATTCTGACCCACGCTCTGCACTGAAAAGCTTTCTAGTTAGTCACAGTGGACGTAACAATGTATATTATGGaatgattttctgtgttttcaagttgttttaaaaactaTGAAATTATTAAAGGATAAAATAACACCTTTCAAGGAGGGTAAGAGATCTTATTCTTGACTGTTAGACAACCTGAATggcaaaacagaattttctccTAACATTTGGCATTCTTACTTTTCTCTGTGAAAGGAAGCACAAGAGATTGGATCTTGAGAGTAAAATCTTTTCACTAACAGCTTCATTTCAGCTGGGTCTTTCATGTTTACTGTATGTTTCTGATGGGAGGTGTCCAAGAGTCCAGTATTACATACTGTACAATAACACTTGCTATTAAATCTTAAATGTGGCAGGTAGAAATTTTACTTGATGGCACAGGCcgcccagagaaactgtggatgccccatccctggaggctctAATGGACACGTTGGTTGGAGCACTgggaagcctgagctggtgatggggcagccagcccagggcagggggttgggactggatgatcactggggtcccttccaacccaaatctttCTGCGATTCTATGTTTGTATTTAATGGCAGTGTGTGAACTGTGTGAACACTACAAGCAAAGCCCGCGCTGTGACGCACTCCTTAATACTACCGGCTAATCCAAGCTGAGCTATTTACAGGTATCACAATAAAAACCAATGCAAGGAACTTTGAGAAAATGCTAGAAGTGCTGTTAACAGACAGTGAGCAAGCCGTAACTCTTCACTTAATGGGAAGTGAGGGCAAACgtttctgcagagaaaggaaggtGAGGACGTGCAGTAAGTGCCTACCTGTTGGAAAGGCAGAGCACACACTCATTGGCGTAGGTCTTTCCATCGCTCCCACAGACGGGGTTGTAGTCCCTCGGAC
This region of Coturnix japonica isolate 7356 chromosome 4, Coturnix japonica 2.1, whole genome shotgun sequence genomic DNA includes:
- the SPINK2 gene encoding serine protease inhibitor Kazal-type 2, which codes for MAAKLMMRVLLLVVLTGLLLCPGAAASTPPACEKYSRLPGCPRDYNPVCGSDGKTYANECVLCLSNSEEHKHVQIYKTGMC